A genomic window from Oceanobacillus timonensis includes:
- a CDS encoding TRAP transporter large permease, whose amino-acid sequence MWLIIILLFIMLFLNFPIMIVLLVPTLLLMLFFTPNIDMAMFGQVMTSSIESYVLLAIPMFIFAADILVEGKTANRLLDFVKDMFGHIRGGTGIVAAATSTMFGSVSGSSQATIAAIGKPMRKRALEYGYKDSHITGLIINSAGIAILIPPSIVMIYYGMLTGTSVGDLFIAGIIPGFIIFLSFSLWEFFIAIKKDIPVEPKASWRQRWSSFKSAILTFGFPILILGGIYTGMFSPTEAAAFSVLYAALLERVIYRSIQWKDMYRIAVSTGIVTSIVFILLAVGGVFSWIISYLRVPQMLTETVLSSNPSQLEILLIMSLFFLVSCMFVDSLVAIAILTPIFFPIAVTAGIHPVAIGILITMQATLGTVTPPFGVNIFTACAIFKKPYLEVVKGVIPYIIIFMVTNLLLICFPEIIMIYQNILGLSEGGS is encoded by the coding sequence ATGTGGCTTATTATCATCTTATTATTTATTATGTTATTTTTAAATTTCCCCATTATGATTGTTCTGCTCGTGCCTACTTTATTATTGATGCTGTTTTTTACGCCGAATATCGATATGGCTATGTTTGGCCAGGTGATGACAAGCAGTATTGAATCGTATGTATTACTGGCTATACCAATGTTTATATTTGCAGCAGATATCCTTGTTGAAGGGAAAACAGCGAATCGGTTATTAGATTTTGTTAAGGATATGTTCGGGCATATCCGTGGAGGAACGGGCATTGTTGCAGCAGCAACAAGTACGATGTTCGGATCCGTATCTGGTTCTTCACAGGCCACGATTGCTGCCATTGGAAAGCCAATGCGAAAAAGAGCTTTAGAATATGGATATAAAGACTCGCATATCACGGGCTTAATTATTAACTCCGCAGGCATTGCCATTTTAATACCGCCAAGTATCGTCATGATTTATTATGGCATGCTCACAGGAACATCGGTAGGTGATTTGTTCATCGCCGGAATTATTCCGGGTTTCATCATCTTTTTGAGTTTTTCTTTATGGGAGTTCTTTATTGCCATCAAAAAGGACATCCCGGTTGAGCCTAAAGCATCTTGGAGACAGCGCTGGTCTTCTTTCAAAAGCGCCATTTTAACATTTGGGTTCCCGATATTAATTTTGGGAGGCATTTATACCGGGATGTTTAGTCCGACAGAAGCGGCTGCGTTTTCCGTGCTTTATGCAGCTCTTTTAGAACGCGTTATTTACCGATCTATTCAATGGAAAGATATGTACCGAATTGCTGTATCAACTGGAATTGTAACGAGTATTGTATTTATTTTACTAGCAGTTGGCGGCGTTTTTTCTTGGATTATTTCTTATTTAAGAGTTCCGCAAATGTTAACAGAAACCGTATTGAGTTCCAACCCTTCTCAACTGGAAATACTACTCATTATGTCGTTGTTTTTCTTAGTATCTTGTATGTTTGTCGATTCATTGGTAGCCATAGCAATATTGACACCTATCTTTTTTCCAATTGCTGTGACGGCAGGGATTCACCCTGTAGCCATTGGAATCTTAATTACGATGCAAGCAACACTTGGTACAGTAACGCCTCCATTCGGGGTTAATATATTTACCGCTTGTGCTATATTTAAAAAACCTTATTTAGAAGTAGTTAAAGGCGTCATTCCGTATATTATTATCTTTATGGTGACCAACCTATTACTGATTTGTTTTCCGGAAATTATTATGATTTACCAAAATATTTTAGGCTTATCGGAAGGAGGTTCATGA
- a CDS encoding aldehyde dehydrogenase family protein, whose protein sequence is MMLTEKRKKMFLGGRWVEKDEVIHVYDPQDNAVITTVPKASEADILIAIEAAEEGAKIAENMPVHERISIINKAADYVEEHQAMFAETIAREGSKTITEARGEVVRCINTLRLSAEEARRIIGETISFDQMPGHENRVGYYYRFPIGIVAAITPFNDPLNLVAHKVGPAIASGNAIIVKPASLTPLSGLLLAEAFEAAGLPEKVLSVVTGSGSEIGDILVTHPSIRMVSFTGGVETGEKIAKKAGLKKLSMELGSNSPAIVLQDAHIDDAVSSCVAGAFGAVGQNCIGVQRIFIETSVFDEFVRKFVKETKKYKTGNKKDETTDMGPLISEREAIRVEEWVHEELEENAILLTGGKRNGAFYTPTVLMNVAADAKMATEEIFGPVVLLFEVENLTEAIEKANQVNYGLQAGIFTKDIHLAFQAIQQLEVGGVMVNDTSDYRIDSMPFGGVKGSGLGREGVKYTIQEMTEPKVVHFKLG, encoded by the coding sequence ATGATGCTAACCGAAAAAAGAAAAAAGATGTTTCTTGGAGGAAGGTGGGTAGAAAAGGATGAAGTAATCCATGTGTATGATCCACAGGATAATGCAGTCATTACTACCGTACCAAAAGCTTCTGAAGCGGATATATTGATAGCCATTGAAGCAGCAGAAGAAGGTGCAAAAATTGCTGAAAATATGCCTGTCCACGAACGCATATCCATTATTAACAAAGCGGCAGACTATGTGGAAGAACATCAGGCTATGTTTGCGGAAACAATTGCGAGGGAAGGAAGTAAAACCATCACGGAAGCAAGAGGGGAAGTTGTTCGGTGTATCAATACCCTCAGACTGTCAGCAGAAGAAGCTAGAAGAATTATTGGAGAAACGATTTCATTTGACCAAATGCCCGGCCATGAGAACCGCGTTGGCTATTATTATCGTTTTCCCATTGGCATAGTTGCTGCTATTACGCCATTTAATGATCCACTTAATTTAGTGGCTCATAAAGTGGGACCTGCGATTGCGTCCGGGAATGCAATCATCGTAAAACCTGCATCGCTGACACCATTAAGCGGGCTTTTATTGGCTGAAGCATTTGAAGCTGCTGGTTTACCGGAGAAAGTACTTTCTGTTGTAACGGGCAGTGGCAGTGAAATCGGCGATATCCTCGTGACTCATCCTTCTATTCGCATGGTGTCTTTTACTGGCGGAGTGGAAACGGGAGAGAAAATTGCTAAAAAAGCTGGGCTGAAAAAATTGAGTATGGAATTAGGATCTAATTCCCCCGCCATTGTTTTGCAAGATGCCCATATAGATGATGCAGTAAGCAGCTGCGTGGCGGGGGCTTTTGGAGCAGTTGGTCAAAATTGCATCGGAGTTCAACGTATATTTATTGAAACTTCTGTATTCGATGAATTTGTTCGCAAATTTGTGAAGGAGACTAAGAAATATAAAACAGGTAATAAAAAAGATGAAACGACAGATATGGGACCATTGATTTCAGAAAGAGAAGCGATTCGCGTTGAGGAGTGGGTTCATGAGGAGCTGGAGGAAAATGCCATTTTACTCACTGGCGGAAAAAGGAACGGTGCATTTTATACCCCAACGGTATTAATGAATGTAGCGGCGGATGCAAAAATGGCAACAGAAGAGATTTTTGGTCCGGTAGTGCTTCTTTTTGAAGTAGAAAATTTGACGGAAGCCATTGAAAAAGCCAATCAAGTAAACTATGGGCTGCAAGCAGGCATTTTCACAAAAGATATTCATCTCGCTTTTCAAGCCATTCAACAATTGGAAGTAGGAGGCGTCATGGTTAATGATACCAGTGATTATCGAATAGATAGCATGCCTTTTGGCGGTGTGAAAGGATCTGGTTTAGGGCGTGAAGGGGTGAAATACACCATTCAAGAAATGACAGAACCCAAAGTAGTTCATTTTAAATTAGGATGA
- a CDS encoding TRAP transporter small permease — MRILRRIDEIWEKIEAGILSITIISISLMLVGNTISRYFFSKSWPFTEELGKVGIIILTFMGLGYAARKGMHIEMSGFYDLMSEKAQRILGIFINLISALVLVFCTYLGMKYIQHLYTLGQVSTILRIPLYLTMMFVPIGFFLASIRYFVNFGKRMKENVQDSV; from the coding sequence ATGCGTATTTTACGCAGGATTGATGAGATTTGGGAGAAGATAGAGGCGGGAATATTAAGTATTACAATCATCTCCATTAGTTTGATGTTAGTAGGTAATACCATAAGTCGTTATTTTTTTAGCAAAAGTTGGCCATTCACGGAAGAATTGGGGAAGGTGGGAATTATTATACTTACATTCATGGGGCTCGGTTATGCTGCGCGGAAAGGGATGCATATCGAGATGTCCGGGTTTTATGATTTAATGTCTGAAAAGGCACAAAGAATTTTGGGAATATTCATTAATTTGATATCTGCTCTTGTATTGGTTTTTTGCACGTATTTAGGTATGAAGTATATTCAACATTTATATACATTAGGTCAAGTATCGACTATTTTAAGAATACCCTTGTATCTCACCATGATGTTTGTTCCAATCGGTTTCTTCTTAGCGAGTATCCGTTATTTTGTTAATTTTGGGAAACGGATGAAAGAAAACGTTCAAGATAGTGTATAA
- the dctP gene encoding TRAP transporter substrate-binding protein DctP, whose protein sequence is MGRKKRFYLLFFIVITFSILAACNKDGMRSEASSGGEEMTLKFAHEEGQGDVQDLYANKFKEVIEEKTNGRIKVDVYTGGTLGTSIDILHSLQTGAIDLAITSPGFSGDVIPESQIMSIPFLFSDNLEVNKKVLKESEALNGLLANKYEEIGIIPFHFWLEGFMYWSANQAITAPDDMNGVKMRTMPTNLIIKSYELMGATPTTTDSGEIYTMLQTNGIDGQENPLFYIVNGNFLEVQDYLMDTKHHIYTTATVSNQAFFEGLPEEDQQVIQEAIHEVNDWSFDMQDEEAEKALEVAEEDDIEIMELTSEQREAFKEVSLPIREAYKEESDDAKEMIELLEKEIKEAETELAE, encoded by the coding sequence TTGGGTAGGAAAAAGAGATTCTATTTGCTTTTTTTCATCGTTATAACGTTTAGTATTTTAGCGGCATGCAACAAGGACGGAATGCGTAGTGAAGCAAGTTCGGGCGGTGAAGAAATGACATTAAAATTTGCCCATGAAGAAGGCCAGGGAGACGTGCAGGACTTATATGCCAATAAGTTTAAAGAAGTCATCGAGGAAAAAACAAATGGAAGAATAAAAGTGGATGTGTATACAGGAGGTACACTTGGAACAAGTATTGACATCTTACATTCCTTACAAACTGGTGCCATCGATCTAGCAATTACATCCCCTGGTTTCTCTGGAGATGTGATACCTGAATCTCAAATTATGTCTATTCCCTTTTTATTTTCTGATAACTTAGAGGTCAATAAAAAAGTATTAAAGGAAAGTGAAGCATTAAATGGTTTACTCGCAAATAAATATGAAGAAATCGGTATCATCCCTTTTCATTTCTGGCTGGAAGGATTTATGTATTGGTCTGCTAATCAAGCAATTACTGCTCCTGATGATATGAATGGAGTTAAGATGAGAACCATGCCAACAAACTTAATTATAAAGTCATATGAACTGATGGGAGCTACTCCGACAACAACGGATTCTGGTGAGATATATACAATGCTGCAAACAAATGGCATCGACGGACAAGAAAATCCGCTGTTTTATATTGTCAACGGTAATTTCCTGGAAGTGCAAGATTATTTAATGGATACGAAACATCATATTTATACAACGGCAACCGTTTCGAATCAAGCATTTTTTGAAGGCTTACCGGAAGAAGACCAACAGGTTATTCAGGAAGCTATCCATGAAGTGAACGATTGGTCTTTTGATATGCAGGATGAGGAAGCAGAAAAAGCACTTGAAGTAGCGGAGGAAGATGATATCGAAATTATGGAGCTGACATCTGAGCAAAGAGAAGCATTCAAAGAGGTATCATTACCGATTCGTGAGGCATATAAGGAAGAAAGTGATGACGCAAAAGAAATGATTGAATTGCTTGAAAAAGAAATAAAAGAAGCTGAAACGGAGTTGGCAGAATAA
- a CDS encoding maleate cis-trans isomerase family protein, which translates to MEAAPYGWRAKIGLIYIASAYAMEVEFNQMAPPGVTTHTTRIALCEQPEQFTVSDLSKLGKDALAATKLLAQAPLSSIAFGCTSGSFINGFAYDKAFIHQMEAVANIPCTTTANAALEALQSLHIKKVAIATPYEKDVNDLAYQYFTDGNLQITNMTGLGITNDYQISTLDTNAIYQMAMKVNTEDAEAVFLSCTGLSAANIIHMLEEDLQKPVITSNQATFWYALKLSKVNAKIKNFGQLFES; encoded by the coding sequence TTGGAAGCCGCCCCTTATGGCTGGAGAGCGAAAATAGGATTAATTTACATTGCTTCCGCTTACGCTATGGAAGTAGAGTTTAACCAGATGGCGCCGCCAGGAGTAACAACCCACACGACAAGAATAGCTTTATGCGAGCAGCCAGAGCAATTTACTGTCAGCGATTTGTCAAAGCTTGGCAAAGACGCCCTAGCAGCAACGAAACTGCTTGCACAAGCTCCGTTAAGCTCCATTGCTTTTGGATGTACGAGTGGAAGCTTTATAAATGGTTTTGCGTATGACAAAGCATTTATTCATCAGATGGAAGCAGTTGCTAATATTCCGTGTACAACGACAGCGAATGCAGCTCTAGAAGCACTTCAATCGCTTCATATCAAAAAAGTAGCCATTGCGACACCTTATGAAAAAGATGTCAATGACTTGGCATATCAGTATTTTACGGATGGTAACTTGCAGATCACCAACATGACAGGCTTAGGTATAACGAATGATTACCAAATCTCAACATTAGATACCAATGCAATATATCAGATGGCTATGAAGGTGAATACAGAGGATGCAGAAGCAGTATTCCTTTCCTGTACGGGTCTTTCGGCAGCCAATATCATTCATATGTTAGAAGAAGACCTTCAAAAACCGGTCATTACTTCTAATCAAGCGACCTTTTGGTATGCATTAAAATTGAGTAAAGTAAATGCCAAGATAAAAAACTTTGGACAGCTGTTTGAAAGCTAA
- the helD gene encoding RNA polymerase recycling motor HelD, whose protein sequence is MDKQSNSHEFEYQRLEKVLNIIDEKQNALKEQSSKVKEDVVELRKTFWDDITVNMDEMDDIIETQESIKQQSNILAQKERHYGKNYQRMKQLERLKNQPYFGRVDFQEEGSEDIEKIYIGTSSLMDEEDRDFLIYDWRAPISSIYYDYAPGPVEYRTEEETVQGDMRLKRQYMIRNGKMKGIFDTSVTIIDEMLQESLSEAADTQMKSIVSTIQQEQNAVIRHRGSKILVVQGAAGSGKTSAALQRIAYLLYHHRTNLTANQVLLLSPNDLFTSYVSNVLPELGEEPVNQQTFHQFVVNGMDNALHVDTPFEQIEKLMRLEENEQQAQMEAIQHFSSVTFMDEIKWHLEKINQSNLTFRSIRFRNELLIDKTEIEAYFASLEKDMRLPNKMEQVRKWLLQRVRAFQKEEMEKDWVLDQMQLLSKDDYAKAYHEAEQEQGESSIQDEEKVLREKIIRKAFAPLQNMIRQNRFVNTFKMYMDLIAELNGSGAVQEYKLNAIKLLRKKQLPWELATAYNFFKGEIIGHEVTRPVHLIVIDEAQDYTPFQFAYLRHLYPFASFTLLGDVNQAIYSYASKENPIQENVSLEESVERIVLTKSYRSTKPIADFTAYFSPSDQPIEAFERSGPLPEVIRLTKSISEKDALLHKIEEKQQAGHETIAIIAKTADACRKIYQQLNKEIDVKQINENTKTYQKGVVIVPIYLAKGIEFDAVILADASSEVYSHPADKYLLYTACTRAMHDLTVFYTAEMSPFLSDVPKEKYRYATIVER, encoded by the coding sequence ATGGATAAGCAAAGTAATAGTCATGAATTTGAATATCAGCGACTGGAGAAGGTTTTAAATATAATTGATGAGAAACAAAATGCTTTGAAGGAACAATCCTCCAAGGTGAAAGAAGATGTCGTTGAATTACGTAAAACATTCTGGGATGATATTACGGTCAATATGGATGAAATGGACGACATTATTGAGACGCAAGAAAGTATTAAGCAGCAATCCAATATTCTTGCGCAAAAAGAACGCCATTATGGAAAGAATTATCAGCGAATGAAACAGTTGGAGCGGTTAAAAAATCAGCCTTATTTCGGAAGAGTTGATTTCCAGGAAGAGGGCAGTGAAGATATCGAAAAAATTTATATTGGAACTTCCTCTTTAATGGATGAAGAAGATAGAGACTTTTTGATTTATGATTGGCGTGCTCCGATTTCGAGTATCTATTATGATTATGCTCCTGGTCCGGTGGAATATCGGACAGAGGAAGAAACCGTTCAAGGTGACATGCGGTTAAAACGTCAATATATGATTCGTAATGGGAAGATGAAAGGCATTTTTGATACATCGGTTACCATTATTGATGAGATGCTTCAGGAAAGTCTAAGCGAGGCAGCTGATACGCAAATGAAATCGATCGTTTCGACGATTCAGCAGGAACAAAATGCAGTGATCCGTCACCGCGGCAGTAAAATACTTGTTGTACAAGGAGCGGCTGGAAGCGGAAAAACATCAGCAGCATTGCAGCGGATTGCGTATTTACTATATCATCACCGGACTAATCTAACCGCGAACCAGGTATTATTATTATCACCGAATGATTTGTTTACAAGTTATGTATCCAATGTTCTGCCTGAATTGGGAGAGGAGCCTGTGAACCAGCAGACGTTCCATCAATTTGTGGTAAATGGTATGGACAATGCATTGCATGTAGATACACCTTTTGAACAAATCGAAAAACTGATGCGTCTCGAGGAGAATGAGCAGCAAGCACAGATGGAAGCAATTCAGCATTTCTCCAGTGTTACTTTTATGGATGAAATAAAGTGGCATTTAGAGAAAATAAATCAATCCAATCTTACTTTCCGTTCCATCCGTTTTCGGAATGAATTGCTTATCGATAAGACAGAGATTGAAGCTTATTTTGCGTCTTTAGAAAAAGACATGCGGCTTCCCAATAAAATGGAACAGGTCAGAAAATGGCTCTTGCAGCGTGTCCGTGCATTTCAGAAAGAAGAAATGGAAAAAGACTGGGTTCTCGATCAGATGCAGCTGTTAAGTAAAGATGATTATGCGAAAGCTTATCATGAAGCAGAACAAGAACAGGGAGAAAGCAGTATACAGGATGAAGAAAAGGTATTGAGAGAGAAAATTATCCGAAAAGCATTTGCCCCTTTGCAAAACATGATACGTCAAAACCGTTTCGTCAATACGTTTAAAATGTATATGGATCTGATAGCGGAATTGAATGGCAGTGGTGCTGTTCAGGAGTATAAACTGAACGCTATTAAATTGCTCCGGAAAAAACAGCTTCCATGGGAACTGGCTACGGCTTATAACTTTTTCAAAGGGGAAATAATAGGGCATGAAGTCACCCGTCCTGTTCATTTAATTGTCATAGATGAAGCGCAGGATTATACGCCTTTTCAATTTGCTTATTTACGGCATCTTTATCCTTTTGCCAGCTTTACATTGCTTGGGGATGTAAACCAGGCCATTTATTCCTATGCGTCCAAGGAGAACCCTATTCAAGAAAATGTCTCGTTGGAAGAAAGTGTTGAGCGGATTGTATTAACGAAAAGCTATCGTTCTACAAAGCCAATTGCCGATTTCACAGCTTATTTTTCGCCAAGTGATCAACCGATAGAAGCCTTTGAACGCAGTGGTCCGCTTCCAGAGGTTATCCGTCTGACAAAGTCTATTTCTGAAAAAGATGCCTTGCTTCATAAAATAGAGGAGAAGCAGCAGGCAGGGCATGAAACGATTGCTATTATAGCGAAAACAGCCGATGCCTGTCGTAAGATATATCAGCAGCTGAACAAAGAAATAGATGTTAAACAGATTAATGAAAACACCAAAACATATCAAAAAGGTGTTGTCATCGTTCCGATTTATTTGGCGAAAGGAATTGAATTTGATGCGGTGATTCTTGCGGATGCTTCCAGTGAAGTGTACTCGCATCCAGCAGATAAATATTTGCTTTATACAGCATGCACCCGTGCGATGCATGATTTAACCGTGTTTTATACAGCAGAGATGTCGCCGTTCCTGAGCGATGTTCCTAAAGAGAAATATAGGTATGCGACGATTGTGGAACGGTGA
- a CDS encoding aspartate aminotransferase family protein, with protein MIKKNPLQEELTELDKKHFIHPTSNMKQLQEEGPSFIFTEGDGIYLKDIEGRTLMDSLSSLWNVNIGHGRKELGEAAKAQIEKLAFTSTFSNWSHEPAIRLAAEIAKWTPGDLNATFFTSGGSEANDTAFKTVRHYWKIKGHPEKKKIISRKNSYHGVAMGSTSATGIPEFHTFTESIAPDFYYVDSTIESLTELIEKEGADSIAAFISEPVQGSGGVNLPSDGYFEEVRKICDEHHILLISDEVICGFGRTGTHFGMENFGIIPDIITMAKGVTSGYAPLGGMIISEKLHQEIYEKAEGNFWHGYTYSGHPTAAAVALKNLETIKNENLIDNVNRMGDEMLKGFKWIQEQNKQVIDVRGIGLLGAISIDRKSADVAPIGPKIVAEALKRGLICRSVVYDGQDTLAFAPPFVINKKQMDEMITIVDESIRAVN; from the coding sequence ATGATAAAAAAGAATCCATTACAAGAAGAATTGACGGAACTGGATAAAAAGCATTTTATCCATCCCACGTCTAACATGAAACAGTTGCAGGAGGAAGGGCCGTCCTTTATTTTTACGGAAGGCGATGGCATTTATTTAAAAGATATTGAAGGCAGAACACTCATGGATAGTTTATCATCCCTGTGGAATGTGAACATCGGGCATGGCAGAAAGGAACTTGGAGAGGCTGCGAAAGCACAGATAGAAAAACTGGCGTTCACATCGACGTTCAGCAACTGGAGCCACGAGCCGGCTATTCGGCTTGCAGCCGAGATTGCCAAATGGACGCCAGGTGACTTAAACGCAACGTTTTTTACTTCTGGTGGATCGGAAGCAAATGACACAGCCTTTAAAACAGTACGTCATTATTGGAAAATAAAAGGGCATCCTGAAAAGAAAAAAATTATTTCTAGAAAAAACTCCTATCATGGAGTGGCGATGGGTTCTACAAGTGCTACTGGAATCCCGGAGTTCCATACATTTACAGAATCGATTGCTCCTGATTTTTATTATGTAGACAGTACAATCGAATCATTAACAGAGCTTATTGAAAAAGAAGGGGCAGATTCCATTGCTGCGTTTATCTCCGAACCAGTTCAGGGATCAGGCGGGGTCAATTTACCAAGTGACGGATATTTTGAAGAAGTTCGTAAAATCTGTGATGAACATCATATTTTGCTTATTTCTGATGAAGTAATTTGTGGGTTTGGCAGAACAGGAACCCATTTCGGGATGGAGAATTTCGGAATTATACCGGATATTATTACAATGGCTAAAGGAGTAACAAGTGGCTATGCTCCGCTTGGCGGAATGATTATTTCCGAGAAACTGCATCAAGAAATTTATGAAAAGGCAGAGGGGAACTTTTGGCATGGGTACACGTACAGTGGTCATCCAACAGCTGCTGCAGTAGCATTAAAAAACTTAGAGACTATAAAAAATGAAAACTTAATTGATAACGTAAATAGAATGGGAGATGAAATGTTAAAAGGATTCAAATGGATCCAGGAACAAAATAAGCAAGTGATTGATGTTAGAGGGATTGGTTTATTAGGTGCCATTAGTATCGATAGAAAATCAGCGGATGTGGCTCCAATTGGACCTAAAATCGTTGCCGAAGCATTAAAAAGAGGTTTAATTTGCCGTTCGGTCGTATATGATGGGCAAGATACGTTGGCATTTGCTCCACCATTTGTCATCAATAAAAAACAAATGGATGAGATGATTACCATTGTTGATGAATCTATTCGGGCCGTGAATTAG
- a CDS encoding M24 family metallopeptidase: MLNFAKTEYQTRLKKTKQSMEKQGINVLLITDPANISYLTGFNAWSFYVHQLLIIIDQETEPIWAGRGIDASAAKITTWLSADNILPYSDDHVQSTEKHPMDFVAGILKEKGQSNKTIAAEFDAYYFTARNYLQLTQQLPDATFVDGTTLVNWIRIIKSKQEIEYIKRAATIVTETMYKGIERIKAGVRECDVVADIFHKQISGTEEFGGDYTSIVPLLPSGEKTSACHLTWTDEVYKEGDPVVLELAGCHKRYHSPLARTLVIGKPTSEMEELADVTIEGIEAALDVIKPGVTCEEVELAWKRSIEKRGFEKESRLGYSTGLNYPPDWGEHTASLRSGDQTVLQPNMVFHMIPGIWMDTYGIEISETFRVTENGVEVLANVERKLFIN; encoded by the coding sequence ATGTTAAACTTTGCGAAAACAGAATATCAAACAAGATTGAAAAAAACAAAGCAAAGCATGGAAAAGCAGGGAATAAATGTTTTGTTAATCACAGATCCGGCAAATATCAGTTATTTGACTGGGTTTAATGCATGGTCATTTTATGTACATCAATTGCTAATCATTATAGATCAAGAAACAGAACCCATTTGGGCAGGGCGGGGAATTGACGCCAGTGCAGCCAAAATCACTACGTGGTTAAGTGCGGATAATATTCTTCCTTATTCAGATGATCATGTTCAATCCACAGAAAAACATCCAATGGACTTTGTAGCCGGCATTTTAAAAGAAAAGGGCCAATCCAATAAGACGATTGCAGCCGAATTTGATGCATACTATTTTACTGCGAGAAATTATCTCCAACTTACGCAGCAGCTTCCTGACGCTACTTTTGTAGATGGAACAACACTTGTAAATTGGATTCGGATTATTAAGTCTAAACAAGAAATAGAGTATATTAAACGAGCTGCGACAATTGTGACAGAAACAATGTACAAAGGAATTGAGCGAATTAAAGCCGGCGTGAGAGAATGTGACGTCGTGGCAGACATTTTCCATAAACAAATTTCAGGAACAGAAGAATTTGGCGGTGATTATACGTCGATTGTTCCGTTATTACCTTCAGGCGAAAAAACATCTGCATGCCACTTAACGTGGACAGATGAAGTTTATAAAGAGGGCGATCCTGTTGTTTTAGAACTGGCCGGGTGCCATAAACGTTACCATTCTCCGCTTGCAAGAACTCTAGTAATAGGTAAACCGACTTCTGAAATGGAAGAATTAGCAGATGTAACGATAGAAGGGATAGAAGCGGCGCTTGATGTTATTAAACCTGGCGTTACATGTGAAGAAGTAGAACTGGCATGGAAAAGGTCGATTGAAAAAAGAGGCTTTGAAAAAGAGTCACGGCTGGGTTATTCGACCGGACTAAATTATCCGCCGGATTGGGGAGAGCACACAGCAAGTCTGCGATCTGGAGATCAAACGGTGTTACAACCAAACATGGTTTTTCATATGATTCCTGGAATTTGGATGGATACTTACGGGATAGAAATAAGTGAAACATTTCGTGTTACTGAAAACGGGGTAGAGGTGCTCGCGAATGTGGAACGAAAGTTATTTATTAATTAA